One Paralichthys olivaceus isolate ysfri-2021 chromosome 21, ASM2471397v2, whole genome shotgun sequence genomic window carries:
- the LOC109626685 gene encoding caskin-2-like isoform X1 has product MGKEQDLLVAVKSGDLLLAHKLLSKVKCNKTKLLGSTKRLNINYQDSDGFSALHHAALTGTTELLSLLLEAQATVDIKDINGMRPLHYAAWQGKADSVLLLLRANASVNSSSHDGQIPLHLSAQYGHYEVSEMLLQHQSNPCLTNKAKKTPLDLACEFGRLKVTQLLLSSNMVTALLEGDGAHDSLDSPSTTPLHLAARNGHKDIIKLLLKAGIDINRSTKAGTSLHEAALYGKTEVVRLLLDAGINVNVRNTYNQTALDIVNQFTTSTASREIKQLLREASSSLQVRALKDYWNLHDPTALNLRAGDLIMVMEQHSDGRWKGQIHDSQRGTDRVGFFPPSVVEVLSRRAGGTLTRQASLPCHRQHFASRALPSSHGSTLQPDDSFTLGYDPAGVPPGSQLSAPGSPGSPTQDIWVLRSSPTGDRHSVGSAGSVGSSRSAGSGQSSESSHKQNGTRHNADTGKLTPSAGESGDHIHIAGADRSKQVDGSAGGSRRQVNGTPQKGFIRPEHLLEGKDSEAIYQWLCEFQLEHYTSNFISAGYDVPTISRMTPEDLTAIGVTKPGHRKKISTEIGKLSIPEWLPDYIPSDLGEWLSVIGLPQYQKRLCDNGYDSITIVKDITWEDLQEIGITKLGHQKKLMLAVKRLSDLQRSRNHADRTGGGTLRRKPPAALELVAIEHPPLHNVHAHAHSDAPSDTCCSSPRTPRALLSFQDSELSTELQNAMMGRAGGGAAEAFGIRGVTSAAAMTAMSVSQESISMRSRGSGNSGNSGNSGNSGTSGHSHEHQATPSSARTASRSEESLESGGGGEAKRGGSSPGSRGRQRPTEMWEHQSRSVTPNKLPFSPLTPPLTPSKMPRFAYPAVPPKAKHVQSNRLYQPQHQPSSSPSSPSPQPSPTQKAFSYLQALAGGVRTAPQGLSKPLPGAVPVLGPRPGQVQAEGTQRGLHKKRAQSLTRYALSDGEPDEDDDLPPSCPAANSAAMPSYATLSRRPGRGHTSTTGAQRHINRSHSFAVRSRRKGPPPPPPKRMSSVSGSPPCQPGNWKAVEQEVKGGVEIESVGSVRSIAARLEGSSSSSSSPSRRIDIPPTHIPVSPVFSPVSSPIPSHIILQQPKPVPALGLSGLRRTGSERREGDADRQRSRTTEGTTEEEERERTCERISNSATASPQRSSCDHLPFAEEGNLTIKQRPRMTLVTQADADLKTPFEDPLQNPNSLEVPEFNLKESDTVKRRHKHKDRDASTPEEASTPNRDDVRTFSDEEPQRNVFQRVGSMGKGPKPPVFSKPSSPLKQPVNSRPTTPQTAASPLRASAQTAIPKLTSIQVHTVSPKLGGSIHTHTSIPSPKAGKPSQTMVSKPESPQKAAGVCASPLRLPQPSRASPSSAAPNYSIVQSVVFTAPSSPSHSASALHGLTGRAGAAQPGVAGLELLAQKRLEQTSTSLEAALKVVENKLAQGSGVDSGSGSVKAAGNILDDISNMFDDLADQLDAMLE; this is encoded by the exons tctgagatgttgctgcAGCATCAGTCGAACCCCTGCCTGACGAACAAGGCGAAGAAGACTCCTCTAGATCTGGCCTGTGAGTTTGGGAGACTGAAG GTGACTCAGTTGCTGCTGAGCAGTAACATGGTGACGGCGCTGCTAGAAGGGGACGGAGCGCACGACAGCCTGGACTCTCCATCCACCACCCCCCTCCACCTGGCAGCGAGGAATGGACACAAGGACATCATCAA GTTGCTGCTGAAAGCTGGTATTGACATCAACAGATCCACCAAAGCGGGAACATCTCTGCATGAAGCTGCCCTCTACGGCAAAACCGAAGTTGTCCGTCTGCTGCTTGAT GCGGGCATCAACGTGAACGTGCGCAACACCTACAACCAGACTGCTCTTGACATTGTCAACCAGTTCACCACTTCCACAGCCAGCAGGGAAATCAAACAGCTGCTCAGAG aGGCATCAAGTTCTCTACAGGTCAGGGCGCTGAAGGATTACTGGAACCTCCACGACCCCACCGCTCTTAACCTCCGGGCTGGAGACCTCATTATG GTCATGGAGCAGCACTCCGACGGCCGGTGGAAAGGTCAAATCCATGACTCGCAGCGAGGGACGGACCGGGTGGGCTTCTTCCCACCTTCAGTGGTGGAGGTCCTCAGCAGACGAGCAG GGGGCACTCTCACCCGCCAAGCATCACTGCCTTGCCACCGACAGCACTTTGCGTCCAGAGCTCTGCCCTCAAGCCACGGCTCCACCCTTCAGCCTGACGACTCATTCACTCTTGGCTATGATCccgcag gtGTGCCACCTGGCAGTCAGCTCTCAGCCCCAGGTAGTCCTGGTAGCCCCACTCAGGACATTTGGGTCCTCAGGAGCTCCCCCACTG GTGACAGGCACAGTGTCGGCAGTGCCGGCAGTGTGGGCAGCAGTCGCAGCGCCGGTAGTGGCCAGAGCTCAGAAAGCAGCCACAAACAGAACGGGACTCGCCACAATGCTGACACTGGCAAG CTGACTCCCTCTGCTGGTGAATCAGGAGACCACATCCACATTGCAGGAGCAGATCGCAGCAAACAGGTTGATGGATCTGCAG gtgGCTCCCGCCGGCAGGTCAATGGCACTCCTCAGAAAGGCTTCATCCGACCAGAGCACCTTCTGGAGGGCAAG GACTCTGAGGCCATCTACCAGTGGTTGTGCGAGTTCCAGTTGGAGCACTACACATCCAATTTCATCAGCGCAGGGTATGATGTACCCACCATCAGCAGGATGACCCCAGAG GACCTGACAGCCATCGGTGTGACCAAACCTGGCCACAGAAAGAAGATCTCAACGGAGATTGGGAAGCTGAGTATCCCAGAGTGGCTGCCTGATTACATTCCT TCGGACCTGGGGGAGTGGCTGAGTGTTATTGGACTGCCTCAGTACCAGAAGAGATTGTGCGACAACGGCTATGACTCTATCACTATTGTCAAGGACATCACCTGGGAGGACCTGCAGGAGATAGGCATCACCAAACTAG gtcATCAGAAGAAGCTCATGTTGGCAGTGAAGAGACTGTCTGACCTTCAGCGCTCTCGTAACCATGCTGACAGAACCGGAGGTGGCACTCTCAGACGGAAGCCCCCTGCCGCTCTGGAGCTGGTGGCTATCGAACACCCTCCATTGCACAACGTGCATGCTCACGCACACTCTGATGCCCCGTCTGACACTTGCTGCTCCTCCCCTCGCACCCCCAGggccctcctctccttccagGACAGCGAGTTGAGCACTGAGCTGCAGAACGCTATGATGGGCAGGGCGGGTGGAGGAGCCGCAGAAGCGTTCGGCATCAGGGGTGTGACCTCCGCAGCAGCCATGACGGCCATGTCAGTGAGTCAGGAGAGCATTAGCATGCGGTCACGTGGCTCAGGAAATTCTGGGAATTCTGGGAACTCTGGGAATTCTGGGACTTCTGGACATTCTCATGAGCACCAGGCCACACCGTCCTCAGCCAGAACAGCCAGTCGGTCTGAGGAGAGTCTTGAGAGTGGAGGAGGCGGGGAGGCCAAGCGAGGAGGAAGTAGTCCTGGaagcagaggcagacagagaccCACAGAGATGTGGGAGCACCAGAGTCGGTCTGTGACTCCCAACAAACTCCCCTTCTCACCCCTCACACCTCCGCTAACCCCTAGCAAAATGCCTCGCTTTGCCTACCCAGCTGTTCCACCCAAGGCCAAACACGTCCAGTCTAACCGCCTCTATCAGCCCCAGCACCAGCCGTCATCCTCACCAtcctctccatctccacagCCTTCCCCCACACAAAAAGCCTTCAGTTACCTCCAGGCTCTGGCAGGAGGTGTCAGAACGGCTCCACAGGGGCTCTCAAAGCCTCTCCCTGGGGCCGTCCCCGTGTTGGGGCCCAGGCCTGGACAGGTCCAAGCTGAAGGCACCCAGAGGGGCCTGCACAAGAAACGCGCCCAAAGCCTAACACGCTACGCCCTGTCCGATGGCGAGCCAGATGAAGACGACGACCTCCCTCCATCTTGCCCCGCTGCTAACTCTGCAGCCATGCCTTCCTACGCCACATTGTCCCGCAGGCCAGGACGCGGGCACACCAGCACTACTGGGGCCCAACGGCACATCAACCGCAGCCATTCTTTCGCCGTGCGCTCCCGACGCAAAGGCCCACCCCCGCCGCCACCTAAGAGGATGAGCTCGGTAAGCGGCAGCCCGCCATGCCAACCAGGAAACTGGAAAGCAGTGGAGCAAGAGGTGAAGGGAGGCGTGGAGATTGAGAGCGTTGGCAGCGTGAGGAGCATCGCAGCCAGGCTAGAaggtagcagcagcagcagcagcagtccatCGAGGAGGATAGATATTCCACCGACCCACATCCCCGTCTCTCCTGTTTTCAGCCCTGTTTCCTCTCCGATTCCTTCTCACATCATCCTACAGCAACCAAAACCTGTCCCCGCCTTGGGCCTAAGTGGCTTAAggaggacaggaagtgagaggagagagggagacgctGACAGACAAAGAAGCAGAACTACAGAGGGAACtactgaagaggaagaaagagaaagaacatgCGAAAGGATATCAAACAGTGCTACTGCGTCTCCACAACGCAGCTCATGTGACCATCTGCCTTTCGCTGAGGAGGGTAACCTGACCATCAAACAGCGACCCAGGATGACACTTGTCACCCAAGCAGATGCTGATCTTAAGACTCCTTTTGAGGACCCACTCCAGAACCCAAACAGTCTGGAGGTCCCCGAGTTCAACCTGAAGGAGTCTGACACGGTGAAAAGACGGCACAAACATAAGGACAGAGATGCATCCACGCCAGAGGAAGCTTCCACGCCCAACAGAGATGACGTGAGGACATTTAGCGACGAAGAACCTCAGAGAAACGTTTTCCAGAGAGTTGGCTCCATGGGAAAAGGCCCGAAGCCTCCAGTGTTTTCGAAACCTTCCAGTCCTCTGAAACAACCCGTTAACAGCAGACCAACAACCCCACAGACAGCAGCCTCTCCACTACGAGCCAGCGCACAAACAGCCATTCCTAAACTAACCAGCATACAGGTTCATACGGTCTCACCGAAGCTGGGTGgcagcattcacacacacacctctataCCCAGTCCTAAAGCTGGGAAACCTTCTCAGACGATGGTGTCCAAGCCTGAGAGTCCACAGAaagctgctggtgtgtgtgcatctccTCTAAGACTCCCTCAGCCCAGCAGGGCCTCGCCATCATCAGCGG CACCGAACTACAGCATAGTCCAGAGTGTCGTGTTCACCGCTCCGTCCTCCCCCTCGCACTCCGCCTCGGCACTACACGGCCTGACTGGGAGAGCAGGAGCGGCTCAGCCCGGCGTGGCAGGTCTGGAGCTGCTGGCTCAGAAGAGGCTGGAGCAGACCAGCACGTCACTGGAGGCTGCTCTCAAAGTGGTGGAGAACAAACTGGCACAGGGGAGCGGTGTGGACAG CGGCAGCGGCAGCGTGAAGGCAGCAGGAAATATCCTGGACGACATCAGCAACATGTTTGACGACCTGGCCGACCAGCTGGACGCCATGTTGGAATGA
- the LOC109626685 gene encoding caskin-2-like isoform X3 — protein MGKEQDLLVAVKSGDLLLAHKLLSKVKCNKTKLLGSTKRLNINYQDSDGFSALHHAALTGTTELLSLLLEAQATVDIKDINGMRPLHYAAWQGKADSVLLLLRANASVNSSSHDGQIPLHLSAQYGHYEVSEMLLQHQSNPCLTNKAKKTPLDLACEFGRLKVTQLLLSSNMVTALLEGDGAHDSLDSPSTTPLHLAARNGHKDIIKLLLKAGIDINRSTKAGTSLHEAALYGKTEVVRLLLDAGINVNVRNTYNQTALDIVNQFTTSTASREIKQLLREASSSLQVRALKDYWNLHDPTALNLRAGDLIMVMEQHSDGRWKGQIHDSQRGTDRVGFFPPSVVEVLSRRAGGTLTRQASLPCHRQHFASRALPSSHGSTLQPDDSFTLGYDPAGDRHSVGSAGSVGSSRSAGSGQSSESSHKQNGTRHNADTGKLTPSAGESGDHIHIAGADRSKQVDGSAGGSRRQVNGTPQKGFIRPEHLLEGKDSEAIYQWLCEFQLEHYTSNFISAGYDVPTISRMTPEDLTAIGVTKPGHRKKISTEIGKLSIPEWLPDYIPSDLGEWLSVIGLPQYQKRLCDNGYDSITIVKDITWEDLQEIGITKLGHQKKLMLAVKRLSDLQRSRNHADRTGGGTLRRKPPAALELVAIEHPPLHNVHAHAHSDAPSDTCCSSPRTPRALLSFQDSELSTELQNAMMGRAGGGAAEAFGIRGVTSAAAMTAMSVSQESISMRSRGSGNSGNSGNSGNSGTSGHSHEHQATPSSARTASRSEESLESGGGGEAKRGGSSPGSRGRQRPTEMWEHQSRSVTPNKLPFSPLTPPLTPSKMPRFAYPAVPPKAKHVQSNRLYQPQHQPSSSPSSPSPQPSPTQKAFSYLQALAGGVRTAPQGLSKPLPGAVPVLGPRPGQVQAEGTQRGLHKKRAQSLTRYALSDGEPDEDDDLPPSCPAANSAAMPSYATLSRRPGRGHTSTTGAQRHINRSHSFAVRSRRKGPPPPPPKRMSSVSGSPPCQPGNWKAVEQEVKGGVEIESVGSVRSIAARLEGSSSSSSSPSRRIDIPPTHIPVSPVFSPVSSPIPSHIILQQPKPVPALGLSGLRRTGSERREGDADRQRSRTTEGTTEEEERERTCERISNSATASPQRSSCDHLPFAEEGNLTIKQRPRMTLVTQADADLKTPFEDPLQNPNSLEVPEFNLKESDTVKRRHKHKDRDASTPEEASTPNRDDVRTFSDEEPQRNVFQRVGSMGKGPKPPVFSKPSSPLKQPVNSRPTTPQTAASPLRASAQTAIPKLTSIQVHTVSPKLGGSIHTHTSIPSPKAGKPSQTMVSKPESPQKAAGVCASPLRLPQPSRASPSSAAPNYSIVQSVVFTAPSSPSHSASALHGLTGRAGAAQPGVAGLELLAQKRLEQTSTSLEAALKVVENKLAQGSGVDSGSGSVKAAGNILDDISNMFDDLADQLDAMLE, from the exons tctgagatgttgctgcAGCATCAGTCGAACCCCTGCCTGACGAACAAGGCGAAGAAGACTCCTCTAGATCTGGCCTGTGAGTTTGGGAGACTGAAG GTGACTCAGTTGCTGCTGAGCAGTAACATGGTGACGGCGCTGCTAGAAGGGGACGGAGCGCACGACAGCCTGGACTCTCCATCCACCACCCCCCTCCACCTGGCAGCGAGGAATGGACACAAGGACATCATCAA GTTGCTGCTGAAAGCTGGTATTGACATCAACAGATCCACCAAAGCGGGAACATCTCTGCATGAAGCTGCCCTCTACGGCAAAACCGAAGTTGTCCGTCTGCTGCTTGAT GCGGGCATCAACGTGAACGTGCGCAACACCTACAACCAGACTGCTCTTGACATTGTCAACCAGTTCACCACTTCCACAGCCAGCAGGGAAATCAAACAGCTGCTCAGAG aGGCATCAAGTTCTCTACAGGTCAGGGCGCTGAAGGATTACTGGAACCTCCACGACCCCACCGCTCTTAACCTCCGGGCTGGAGACCTCATTATG GTCATGGAGCAGCACTCCGACGGCCGGTGGAAAGGTCAAATCCATGACTCGCAGCGAGGGACGGACCGGGTGGGCTTCTTCCCACCTTCAGTGGTGGAGGTCCTCAGCAGACGAGCAG GGGGCACTCTCACCCGCCAAGCATCACTGCCTTGCCACCGACAGCACTTTGCGTCCAGAGCTCTGCCCTCAAGCCACGGCTCCACCCTTCAGCCTGACGACTCATTCACTCTTGGCTATGATCccgcag GTGACAGGCACAGTGTCGGCAGTGCCGGCAGTGTGGGCAGCAGTCGCAGCGCCGGTAGTGGCCAGAGCTCAGAAAGCAGCCACAAACAGAACGGGACTCGCCACAATGCTGACACTGGCAAG CTGACTCCCTCTGCTGGTGAATCAGGAGACCACATCCACATTGCAGGAGCAGATCGCAGCAAACAGGTTGATGGATCTGCAG gtgGCTCCCGCCGGCAGGTCAATGGCACTCCTCAGAAAGGCTTCATCCGACCAGAGCACCTTCTGGAGGGCAAG GACTCTGAGGCCATCTACCAGTGGTTGTGCGAGTTCCAGTTGGAGCACTACACATCCAATTTCATCAGCGCAGGGTATGATGTACCCACCATCAGCAGGATGACCCCAGAG GACCTGACAGCCATCGGTGTGACCAAACCTGGCCACAGAAAGAAGATCTCAACGGAGATTGGGAAGCTGAGTATCCCAGAGTGGCTGCCTGATTACATTCCT TCGGACCTGGGGGAGTGGCTGAGTGTTATTGGACTGCCTCAGTACCAGAAGAGATTGTGCGACAACGGCTATGACTCTATCACTATTGTCAAGGACATCACCTGGGAGGACCTGCAGGAGATAGGCATCACCAAACTAG gtcATCAGAAGAAGCTCATGTTGGCAGTGAAGAGACTGTCTGACCTTCAGCGCTCTCGTAACCATGCTGACAGAACCGGAGGTGGCACTCTCAGACGGAAGCCCCCTGCCGCTCTGGAGCTGGTGGCTATCGAACACCCTCCATTGCACAACGTGCATGCTCACGCACACTCTGATGCCCCGTCTGACACTTGCTGCTCCTCCCCTCGCACCCCCAGggccctcctctccttccagGACAGCGAGTTGAGCACTGAGCTGCAGAACGCTATGATGGGCAGGGCGGGTGGAGGAGCCGCAGAAGCGTTCGGCATCAGGGGTGTGACCTCCGCAGCAGCCATGACGGCCATGTCAGTGAGTCAGGAGAGCATTAGCATGCGGTCACGTGGCTCAGGAAATTCTGGGAATTCTGGGAACTCTGGGAATTCTGGGACTTCTGGACATTCTCATGAGCACCAGGCCACACCGTCCTCAGCCAGAACAGCCAGTCGGTCTGAGGAGAGTCTTGAGAGTGGAGGAGGCGGGGAGGCCAAGCGAGGAGGAAGTAGTCCTGGaagcagaggcagacagagaccCACAGAGATGTGGGAGCACCAGAGTCGGTCTGTGACTCCCAACAAACTCCCCTTCTCACCCCTCACACCTCCGCTAACCCCTAGCAAAATGCCTCGCTTTGCCTACCCAGCTGTTCCACCCAAGGCCAAACACGTCCAGTCTAACCGCCTCTATCAGCCCCAGCACCAGCCGTCATCCTCACCAtcctctccatctccacagCCTTCCCCCACACAAAAAGCCTTCAGTTACCTCCAGGCTCTGGCAGGAGGTGTCAGAACGGCTCCACAGGGGCTCTCAAAGCCTCTCCCTGGGGCCGTCCCCGTGTTGGGGCCCAGGCCTGGACAGGTCCAAGCTGAAGGCACCCAGAGGGGCCTGCACAAGAAACGCGCCCAAAGCCTAACACGCTACGCCCTGTCCGATGGCGAGCCAGATGAAGACGACGACCTCCCTCCATCTTGCCCCGCTGCTAACTCTGCAGCCATGCCTTCCTACGCCACATTGTCCCGCAGGCCAGGACGCGGGCACACCAGCACTACTGGGGCCCAACGGCACATCAACCGCAGCCATTCTTTCGCCGTGCGCTCCCGACGCAAAGGCCCACCCCCGCCGCCACCTAAGAGGATGAGCTCGGTAAGCGGCAGCCCGCCATGCCAACCAGGAAACTGGAAAGCAGTGGAGCAAGAGGTGAAGGGAGGCGTGGAGATTGAGAGCGTTGGCAGCGTGAGGAGCATCGCAGCCAGGCTAGAaggtagcagcagcagcagcagcagtccatCGAGGAGGATAGATATTCCACCGACCCACATCCCCGTCTCTCCTGTTTTCAGCCCTGTTTCCTCTCCGATTCCTTCTCACATCATCCTACAGCAACCAAAACCTGTCCCCGCCTTGGGCCTAAGTGGCTTAAggaggacaggaagtgagaggagagagggagacgctGACAGACAAAGAAGCAGAACTACAGAGGGAACtactgaagaggaagaaagagaaagaacatgCGAAAGGATATCAAACAGTGCTACTGCGTCTCCACAACGCAGCTCATGTGACCATCTGCCTTTCGCTGAGGAGGGTAACCTGACCATCAAACAGCGACCCAGGATGACACTTGTCACCCAAGCAGATGCTGATCTTAAGACTCCTTTTGAGGACCCACTCCAGAACCCAAACAGTCTGGAGGTCCCCGAGTTCAACCTGAAGGAGTCTGACACGGTGAAAAGACGGCACAAACATAAGGACAGAGATGCATCCACGCCAGAGGAAGCTTCCACGCCCAACAGAGATGACGTGAGGACATTTAGCGACGAAGAACCTCAGAGAAACGTTTTCCAGAGAGTTGGCTCCATGGGAAAAGGCCCGAAGCCTCCAGTGTTTTCGAAACCTTCCAGTCCTCTGAAACAACCCGTTAACAGCAGACCAACAACCCCACAGACAGCAGCCTCTCCACTACGAGCCAGCGCACAAACAGCCATTCCTAAACTAACCAGCATACAGGTTCATACGGTCTCACCGAAGCTGGGTGgcagcattcacacacacacctctataCCCAGTCCTAAAGCTGGGAAACCTTCTCAGACGATGGTGTCCAAGCCTGAGAGTCCACAGAaagctgctggtgtgtgtgcatctccTCTAAGACTCCCTCAGCCCAGCAGGGCCTCGCCATCATCAGCGG CACCGAACTACAGCATAGTCCAGAGTGTCGTGTTCACCGCTCCGTCCTCCCCCTCGCACTCCGCCTCGGCACTACACGGCCTGACTGGGAGAGCAGGAGCGGCTCAGCCCGGCGTGGCAGGTCTGGAGCTGCTGGCTCAGAAGAGGCTGGAGCAGACCAGCACGTCACTGGAGGCTGCTCTCAAAGTGGTGGAGAACAAACTGGCACAGGGGAGCGGTGTGGACAG CGGCAGCGGCAGCGTGAAGGCAGCAGGAAATATCCTGGACGACATCAGCAACATGTTTGACGACCTGGCCGACCAGCTGGACGCCATGTTGGAATGA